The following coding sequences lie in one Rutidosis leptorrhynchoides isolate AG116_Rl617_1_P2 chromosome 6, CSIRO_AGI_Rlap_v1, whole genome shotgun sequence genomic window:
- the LOC139855829 gene encoding uncharacterized protein: MKKVMGKTFAIAFADMVSTVLRMNGKTDVFLSPQILIDANCEDLSTAVDFATNEELGFESQFAYPFFGIPRSISRWSEDNYTVSKRERHRIDDVKCFFGHDEIKSAILANFAEGGRKYPLVGILRCNDFVDRQVAAVASMETMPYRFPVNTPPAQGALGSSDRHAVLIVGVDTTFADPEMHFCEVKSSHGKKWGVDGFSKVGFGEFDVVLVPYYG, translated from the coding sequence ATGAAAAAGGTTATGGGCAAAACTTTTGCCATTGCCTTTGCAGACATGGTGTCAACCGTTCTTCGAATGAACGGGAAGACGGATGTATTCTTGTCTCCTCAGATTTTGATTGACGCCAACTGTGAAGATCTTTCTACAGCCGTTGATTTTGCAACAAACGAAGAGCTAGGGTTTGAGAGCCAATTTGCTTATCCTTTTTTCGGGATTCCGAGATCGATTTCTAGGTGGAGTGAGGATAATTATACCGTGAGCAAAAGAGAACGTCACAGAATCGATGACGTTAAATGTTTTTTTGGTCACGATGAAATCAAGTCGGCAATACTTGCCAACTTTGCTGAAGGAGGACGCAAATACCCTCTTGTCGGAATCTTACGTTGTAATGATTTTGTTGATCGGCAGGTTGCAGCTGTTGCGTCCATGGAGACGATGCCATATCGGTTTCCTGTGAACACTCCTCCTGCTCAAGGTGCGTTAGGGTCAAGCGATAGACATGCTGTGTTGATTGTTGGTGTTGACACCACATTTGCAGATCCGGAGATGCATTTTTGCGAAGTCAAAAGCAGCCACGGGAAGAAATGGGGAGTCGACGGGTTCTCGAAGGTCGGGTTTGGGGAGTTTGATGTTGTGTTGGTTCCATACTATGGTTAA
- the LOC139856061 gene encoding non-specific lipid transfer protein GPI-anchored 5, with the protein MALSKTCCSLLGLLIVYLLAMDVVNGAGECGKTPIRSAALSLSPCLGAGSNARAKVPPMCCTKVNALIKTAPKCLCAVLLSPLASKAGIKPAIAITIPKRCNIKRRPVGKKCGRYIVP; encoded by the exons ATGGCGCTAAGTAAGACATGTTGTTCTCTTCTTGGCCTGCTAATTGTGTACTTGTTGGCTATGGATGTAGTTAATGGTGCCGGCGAGTGTGGAAAAACACCGATTCGATCAGCTGCACTTAGCTTGAGTCCGTGTTTGGGTGCTGGGAGCAATGCACGAGCAAAGGTACCACCCATGTGCTGTACCAAAGTTAATGCATTAATCAAAACTGCACCCAAGTGTCTTTGTGCAGTTTTGCTATCGCCTTTGGCTAGCAAAGCTGGGATAAAACCTGCAATCGCAATAACCATTCCTAAGCGTTGTAACATCAAAAGGAGGCCAGTCGGAAAGAAGTGTGGGA GGTATATCGTGCCATGA